From Rubrivirga sp. SAORIC476, a single genomic window includes:
- a CDS encoding DUF5989 family protein, with amino-acid sequence MSKLSVLSQLWQFLRIRKKYWLLPIVLVLVLLGVLVVSVSGSPLAPFVYALF; translated from the coding sequence ATGTCGAAGCTCAGCGTCCTCAGCCAGCTCTGGCAGTTCCTCCGCATCCGCAAGAAGTACTGGCTCCTGCCGATCGTGCTCGTGCTGGTGCTCCTCGGCGTCCTCGTGGTGTCGGTCTCCGGCAGCCCGCTCGCGCCATTCGTGTACGCGCTGTTCTAG
- a CDS encoding GNAT family N-acetyltransferase: protein MQVDSPPTPRTSGPEGLRIERVSLDRYREIQALNRILFGDDRVIFRLDRDDLLLLLAFVGDEAVGYKVGYRESATTFYSAKGGVLDAWRRMGVAKALLVRMEAEARRMGYARLAFDTFPNRHPGMTVLGLAEGFTVTAAGYNAAYRDYRIRFERDL, encoded by the coding sequence ATGCAGGTCGACTCCCCCCCGACTCCCCGAACGTCCGGCCCCGAGGGGCTGCGGATCGAGCGCGTCTCGCTGGACCGCTACCGCGAGATCCAGGCCCTCAACCGCATCCTCTTCGGCGACGACCGGGTGATCTTCCGCCTCGACCGCGACGATCTGCTGCTGCTGCTGGCGTTCGTCGGCGATGAGGCGGTCGGCTACAAGGTGGGTTACCGGGAGAGCGCGACCACGTTCTACAGCGCCAAGGGAGGGGTACTGGATGCGTGGCGCCGGATGGGCGTCGCGAAGGCGTTGCTCGTTCGCATGGAGGCCGAGGCCCGGCGCATGGGGTACGCGCGTCTCGCGTTCGACACGTTCCCGAACCGGCATCCCGGCATGACGGTCCTCGGGCTGGCGGAGGGCTTCACCGTCACCGCCGCGGGCTACAACGCCGCCTACCGCGATTACCGCATCCGCTTCGAGCGGGACCTCTGA
- a CDS encoding ATP-dependent helicase: MARRFVLQPREPDLADARLTLDYAADLDPQQFAAATAGDGATLVVAGAGTGKTRTLVYRVAYLVETGVPPEQIVLLTFTRRAASQMLQRAAGLLDGRCERVRGGTFHAFCLETLRRYAERVGYPSRFGVLDQADAADVVDLARTRLGLDRLPKRFPKKRTLLAMFSTATNRGLEIDEVLAESYPQYAEHLDTIERLRRAYAEAKRRTGVMDFDDLLALTLDLLRENPDVRREVSTRIRHVLVDEYQDVNLLQADLVEQFQSTHGNVLMVGDDAQSIYRFRGADVGHILDVPKRYNGARVLKLEHNYRSTQPILDLANHVLEGAVEKYDKRLFTDREGGDLPALVAAPDDDMEARFVAQVVLDKREAGTALNRMAVLFRSGWCSYALEAELNRRKIPFVKFGGLKLTEAAHVKDIVAHLRVAENPADAVAWNRALRLVEGVGPTTASRLLDWISAAAEGGPGSAVHALQTSVDEVVPSPAVAESVGRLVAALSPLRDDALPPEQQVEQLLTYYRPVFERVYADDYLSREADLDAVVSLAARHRSRTALLESLALDPLDWTQEPADAALKDEPPLVLSTIHSAKGLEFDTVFLIHALDGVLPSAYALASSDEEDEERRLLYVALTRAETELYCSYPLVQYRRGTGQFLTEPSRFLSGLPESLIEPWSLVEEPTSPASVPVLPASAPRALPGPDGAP; this comes from the coding sequence TTGGCCCGCCGCTTCGTCCTCCAGCCCCGCGAGCCCGACCTGGCCGACGCGCGCCTCACGCTCGACTACGCGGCCGACCTCGACCCTCAGCAATTCGCCGCCGCGACCGCAGGCGACGGCGCGACCCTCGTCGTCGCGGGCGCGGGCACCGGCAAGACGCGGACGCTCGTCTACCGCGTCGCCTACCTCGTCGAGACCGGCGTCCCACCCGAGCAGATCGTCCTGCTGACGTTCACGCGGCGCGCGGCCAGCCAGATGCTCCAGCGGGCCGCCGGGCTACTCGACGGCCGGTGCGAGCGCGTCCGCGGGGGCACCTTCCACGCGTTCTGCCTCGAAACGCTGCGCCGGTACGCCGAGCGCGTCGGCTATCCGTCCCGTTTCGGCGTCCTCGACCAGGCCGACGCCGCCGACGTGGTGGACCTCGCCCGCACCCGGCTCGGGCTCGACCGGCTGCCCAAGCGCTTCCCCAAGAAGCGGACGCTGCTGGCCATGTTCTCGACGGCCACCAACCGGGGCCTGGAGATCGACGAGGTGCTGGCCGAGAGCTACCCGCAGTACGCCGAGCACCTGGACACCATCGAGCGCCTGCGCCGCGCCTACGCCGAGGCCAAGCGCCGCACCGGCGTCATGGACTTCGACGACCTGCTGGCGCTCACCCTCGACCTGCTCCGCGAGAACCCCGATGTGCGGCGCGAGGTGTCGACCCGCATCCGTCACGTGCTCGTCGACGAGTACCAGGATGTCAACCTGCTTCAGGCCGATCTGGTCGAGCAGTTCCAGTCCACGCACGGCAACGTGCTCATGGTCGGCGACGACGCCCAGTCGATCTACCGCTTCCGCGGCGCCGACGTGGGCCACATCCTGGACGTGCCGAAGCGCTACAACGGGGCTCGCGTGCTGAAGCTGGAGCACAACTACCGCTCGACCCAGCCCATCCTCGACCTCGCCAACCATGTGCTGGAGGGGGCGGTCGAGAAGTACGACAAGCGGCTGTTTACGGACCGCGAGGGCGGCGACCTCCCCGCGCTCGTCGCCGCGCCCGACGACGACATGGAGGCGCGCTTCGTGGCGCAGGTCGTCCTCGACAAGCGCGAGGCGGGAACAGCCCTCAACCGAATGGCGGTCCTGTTTCGCTCCGGCTGGTGCTCGTATGCCCTTGAAGCGGAGTTGAACCGGCGCAAGATCCCGTTCGTCAAGTTCGGCGGCCTCAAGCTCACCGAGGCGGCCCACGTCAAGGACATCGTCGCCCACCTCCGCGTGGCCGAGAATCCGGCCGACGCGGTCGCCTGGAATCGCGCACTACGGCTGGTCGAGGGCGTCGGCCCGACGACGGCGTCGCGGTTGCTGGACTGGATCTCCGCCGCTGCCGAGGGCGGGCCTGGGAGTGCCGTGCACGCCCTCCAGACCTCGGTGGACGAGGTGGTGCCGTCGCCCGCCGTGGCCGAGTCGGTCGGGCGCCTCGTTGCCGCGCTCTCGCCTCTCCGCGACGACGCCCTGCCGCCCGAGCAGCAGGTCGAGCAACTGCTGACCTACTACCGCCCCGTCTTCGAGCGCGTCTACGCCGACGACTACCTGAGCCGGGAGGCCGACCTCGACGCCGTCGTCTCGCTCGCCGCCCGCCACCGCTCGCGGACCGCCCTGCTGGAGTCGCTCGCCCTCGACCCGCTCGACTGGACACAGGAGCCCGCCGACGCGGCGCTCAAGGACGAGCCTCCGCTCGTGCTCTCGACCATCCACTCGGCGAAGGGACTGGAGTTCGACACCGTCTTCCTGATCCACGCCCTGGATGGCGTCCTGCCGTCGGCCTACGCGCTGGCGTCGAGTGACGAGGAGGACGAGGAGCGACGGTTGCTCTACGTAGCCCTGACGCGGGCAGAGACGGAGCTGTACTGCTCGTACCCGCTCGTCCAGTACCGCCGCGGTACCGGCCAATTCCTGACCGAGCCGAGCCGCTTCCTGTCCGGCCTGCCCGAGTCGCTGATCGAGCCCTGGTCGCTCGTCGAAGAGCCCACCTCGCCCGCCTCGGTGCCCGTGTTGCCCGCGTCGGCCCCGCGCGCGCTGCCCGGACCGGACGGCGCCCCTTGA
- a CDS encoding FAD-dependent oxidoreductase — MTLLVIGAGVSGLSTALRLLEAGHAVEIWTRDPPVETVSAVAAAIWYPYRAAPVDRVLRWGEASLREFVRLADDPETGVILRDGLEIFREPVPDPWWMSAVPGFRRADASALPAGYADGFALRLPVIDMSVYLGWLGRRVEAAGGRVVRRSIASLGETAGMADAVVNCTGLAAREVARDPDVYGVRGQIQVVRAAGVTRFLIDDSGPTYVIPRVTDVVLGGTADEHVDEATVDPATAATLRERCVGLMPELAGAPVLADRVGIRPCRATVRLEAETVGETRVVHNYGHGGSGVTLSWGCADEVAALV; from the coding sequence ATGACCCTCCTCGTGATCGGCGCCGGGGTGTCCGGGTTGTCCACGGCCCTGCGGCTGCTGGAGGCCGGACACGCCGTCGAGATCTGGACCCGCGATCCGCCTGTCGAGACCGTCTCCGCCGTCGCGGCGGCGATCTGGTACCCGTACCGCGCCGCGCCGGTGGACCGCGTGCTGAGGTGGGGCGAGGCCAGCCTCCGCGAGTTCGTCCGCCTCGCCGACGATCCAGAGACCGGCGTGATCCTCCGCGACGGGCTGGAGATCTTCCGGGAGCCGGTTCCAGATCCCTGGTGGATGTCCGCCGTCCCGGGCTTCCGACGGGCCGACGCGTCCGCCCTCCCGGCGGGCTACGCGGACGGCTTCGCGCTGCGGCTTCCGGTGATCGACATGTCGGTGTACCTGGGCTGGCTCGGCCGCCGTGTCGAGGCGGCAGGGGGGCGGGTGGTGCGCCGGTCAATCGCGAGCCTCGGCGAGACGGCGGGCATGGCGGACGCCGTCGTCAACTGCACCGGGCTGGCGGCGCGGGAGGTCGCGCGGGACCCCGACGTGTACGGCGTGCGGGGCCAGATCCAGGTCGTCCGCGCTGCTGGCGTGACACGCTTCTTGATCGACGACTCCGGCCCGACGTACGTCATCCCCCGCGTCACCGACGTAGTCCTCGGAGGAACGGCCGACGAGCACGTGGACGAGGCGACCGTCGACCCGGCCACGGCGGCGACGCTCCGCGAGCGCTGCGTGGGCCTGATGCCGGAGCTGGCCGGCGCGCCCGTGCTGGCCGACCGGGTCGGCATCCGGCCGTGCCGGGCGACAGTGCGCCTGGAGGCGGAGACGGTGGGGGAGACCCGCGTCGTCCACAACTACGGGCACGGCGGCTCCGGCGTGACGCTGTCGTGGGGGTGCGCCGACGAGGTGGCGGCGCTCGTCTGA
- a CDS encoding T9SS type A sorting domain-containing protein, with product MRLLLLALLALVPFATVQAQDAFQSQVAGVYSRLNYTPPANTGRFLMNAVASTVDPAPFDGRNQAPALNGNDWWNVYDQLSRGSKSTTSPLPAIETVAGRVATWDGTGHIPVGLMLWNYNYVEPESFDDDRVDVDNAGFFRPVDYEGKMLNTTTPFGLQRLVASSALRAPGTAGPLPLAVSFVVPSDLVFVSPEMQLVSMEVKFTGGVSFQPIALDTPVSYTYSSESSHEVVIRADIIDRGTARTVKARFAIDVSPPSAQAFSGEAPGFESGDLYDGEVFCGTGTTSGPGNYEGCRSAGYRYGIYYANPDQQLRKPIIVVDGYDVDEDRGVREIYNQYLDRNTGGGSLADNLRAQGYDIVVLDWVDSKDFIQRNGLALVKLIETLNGQIASTGNPIQAVVGVSMGGLVARYSLLRMEAEGRDHNVHAFVSFDGAQQGGNVPLGLQYHIGHVPGVVSWAPGRGPGDYSEDLRRPGTRQLLMVNRDHGMTDPLRNALYDEIWALGDYPDDVRRVAIVNGSGTGDRQFRSALYEAQGGGSTSSAYRIDPGEQYANQTFRATVFGVGIALEINHWAVPNQSSGRVEENVTRSCAPWPVGCSGVLERNEYFSPTNVLPFDGAPGGWRGSQGALDDNDIYIRIGSFGAGVETNLYAERHNFISSVSALDYATSGQSRQSLTQGLFLTQNVLHDISNDTPAQRLARTPFDAFYLPGVTAGTDGRNQEHIAASDPTIGSFFFQQLTLPIPDRTAPPLTVSISGPSSIDKGVPASWSASVTNGTAPYGYAWSYYYNCTSPPPPPSPCSGDMCTELQASPREEASSLAPDDPGTCGVWNDGGTNSYFADTFWKTPQVQIRVTATDAAGQTATKTRSVRVIHDDELVAGRTSAAPRAGAARASATVPAEFALAAPRPNPFSSMAQVTFDLPKASDVRLAVYDVLGREVAVLAEGRHEAGRYTPTFDGGRLPSGTYLVRIQAGTFGATRSMTLSR from the coding sequence ATGCGCCTTCTTCTCCTCGCGCTCCTCGCCCTGGTACCGTTCGCGACGGTCCAGGCCCAGGACGCCTTCCAGTCTCAGGTTGCCGGGGTCTACTCCCGCCTGAACTACACCCCTCCGGCCAACACCGGACGGTTCCTCATGAACGCCGTCGCCTCGACGGTCGACCCTGCTCCGTTCGACGGGCGCAATCAGGCGCCTGCGCTCAACGGGAACGATTGGTGGAACGTCTATGACCAGCTCAGCCGTGGCTCGAAGAGCACGACGAGCCCCCTGCCGGCGATCGAAACGGTCGCGGGCCGCGTGGCGACCTGGGATGGGACGGGACACATCCCGGTCGGCCTGATGCTCTGGAACTACAACTACGTCGAGCCCGAGTCCTTCGACGACGACCGCGTGGACGTAGACAACGCGGGCTTCTTCCGACCGGTGGATTACGAGGGCAAGATGCTCAACACGACCACCCCGTTCGGTCTGCAGCGCCTCGTCGCGAGCTCCGCGCTTCGCGCTCCCGGGACCGCAGGCCCGCTTCCGCTCGCCGTGTCGTTCGTCGTCCCCTCGGACCTCGTGTTCGTCTCTCCCGAGATGCAGCTGGTGTCGATGGAGGTCAAGTTCACGGGCGGGGTCTCGTTCCAGCCGATCGCGCTCGACACGCCCGTCTCCTACACCTACAGCTCCGAGAGCTCGCACGAGGTCGTGATCCGAGCCGACATCATCGACCGGGGCACAGCCCGGACCGTCAAGGCCCGGTTTGCGATCGACGTTTCCCCTCCAAGCGCACAGGCGTTCTCGGGCGAGGCCCCCGGATTCGAATCCGGTGACCTCTACGACGGCGAGGTGTTCTGCGGAACGGGCACCACCTCGGGACCCGGCAACTACGAAGGCTGCCGCTCGGCGGGCTACCGGTACGGGATCTACTACGCCAACCCGGATCAGCAGCTTCGCAAGCCCATCATCGTCGTGGACGGCTACGACGTGGATGAGGATCGGGGCGTGCGTGAGATCTACAACCAGTACCTGGACCGCAACACTGGCGGAGGGTCCCTGGCGGACAACCTGCGCGCTCAGGGCTACGACATCGTCGTCCTCGACTGGGTCGACTCGAAGGACTTCATCCAGCGCAACGGCCTCGCTCTCGTCAAGCTGATCGAGACGCTCAACGGTCAGATCGCCAGCACCGGCAACCCGATCCAGGCGGTCGTGGGCGTCAGCATGGGGGGGCTCGTGGCGCGCTACTCGCTCCTCCGCATGGAGGCGGAGGGCCGCGATCACAACGTGCACGCGTTCGTGTCCTTCGATGGTGCTCAGCAGGGCGGCAACGTACCCCTCGGGCTCCAGTACCACATCGGCCACGTGCCGGGCGTCGTGAGCTGGGCCCCGGGCCGCGGGCCGGGCGACTACAGCGAAGACCTGCGGCGCCCCGGCACGCGGCAACTGCTGATGGTCAACCGTGACCATGGCATGACGGACCCGCTCCGGAACGCGCTCTACGATGAGATCTGGGCGCTCGGCGACTACCCGGACGATGTCCGCCGGGTGGCGATCGTCAACGGCAGCGGCACTGGGGACAGGCAGTTCCGAAGCGCCCTGTACGAGGCGCAGGGGGGAGGTAGCACGTCGTCCGCGTATCGGATCGATCCCGGCGAGCAGTATGCCAACCAGACCTTCCGTGCCACGGTGTTCGGCGTCGGGATCGCGCTCGAGATCAATCACTGGGCCGTTCCGAACCAGTCGTCCGGCCGCGTGGAAGAGAACGTGACGCGGTCGTGCGCGCCCTGGCCGGTCGGATGCTCGGGGGTCCTGGAACGGAACGAGTACTTCAGCCCGACGAACGTGCTGCCCTTCGACGGAGCGCCCGGTGGATGGCGCGGATCCCAGGGGGCGCTCGATGACAACGACATCTACATCCGAATCGGGTCGTTCGGCGCGGGCGTCGAGACCAACCTGTACGCGGAACGGCACAACTTCATCTCGTCGGTCAGCGCCCTCGACTATGCGACCTCCGGCCAGTCCCGGCAGTCACTCACGCAGGGGCTCTTCCTGACACAGAACGTCCTCCACGACATCTCCAACGACACGCCCGCGCAGCGACTCGCGCGGACCCCGTTCGACGCGTTCTACCTGCCCGGCGTAACGGCGGGCACCGACGGGCGCAACCAGGAGCACATCGCGGCGAGTGACCCGACCATCGGGAGCTTCTTCTTTCAGCAACTGACGTTGCCGATCCCCGACCGCACCGCTCCGCCGCTGACAGTCTCCATCTCCGGGCCGTCCTCCATCGACAAGGGGGTCCCGGCGAGCTGGTCGGCCTCGGTCACCAACGGGACAGCGCCGTACGGGTACGCATGGTCGTACTACTACAACTGCACGTCGCCGCCTCCGCCGCCGTCCCCATGCTCCGGCGACATGTGCACGGAACTCCAGGCATCGCCCCGCGAAGAGGCATCGTCGCTCGCGCCGGACGATCCGGGCACCTGCGGGGTCTGGAACGATGGGGGGACGAACTCCTACTTCGCGGACACCTTCTGGAAGACCCCGCAGGTCCAGATCCGGGTGACCGCGACCGACGCGGCCGGCCAGACGGCCACCAAGACCCGCTCTGTACGTGTGATCCATGATGACGAGTTGGTCGCAGGCCGCACCTCTGCCGCGCCGCGCGCCGGCGCGGCACGGGCGTCGGCGACCGTGCCGGCCGAGTTCGCGCTCGCGGCTCCCCGCCCGAACCCGTTCTCGTCCATGGCGCAGGTCACGTTCGACCTTCCCAAGGCGAGCGACGTCCGCCTGGCGGTGTACGACGTCCTCGGCCGAGAGGTCGCGGTGCTGGCCGAGGGACGCCACGAGGCCGGGCGCTACACGCCGACCTTCGACGGCGGCCGCCTGCCCTCGGGGACCTACCTCGTGCGGATCCAGGCGGGCACCTTCGGGGCCACGCGCTCGATGACGCTGTCGCGCTAG
- the prmC gene encoding peptide chain release factor N(5)-glutamine methyltransferase produces the protein MTRRALLDDAIARLDAAGIEDARRNAEWMVEEATGATRAGLYARPNVVVEPAEAALVERYVARRATGEPVQYVLGHADFYGLRLTVTPDVLIPRPETEEVVEEALRRLQGCEAPWVLDVGTGSGAVALAVAHQRPDAQVFAVDVSSGALAVAAANADRLGLAISFVEADALRPAFALDVPPTFDLLISNPPYVPEAERAGLQREVRDHEPGTALFVPDADPLVFYRALAGHAEHLLRPGGWLVAETHADLGQQVGRLWTEAGLVEVAVLPDLARRDRIAVGRRARG, from the coding sequence ATGACCCGACGCGCTCTCCTGGACGACGCCATCGCCCGGCTCGATGCAGCGGGCATCGAGGACGCCCGTCGCAACGCCGAGTGGATGGTCGAGGAGGCGACCGGCGCCACCCGCGCGGGCCTCTACGCTCGCCCCAACGTCGTGGTCGAGCCCGCCGAGGCGGCCCTCGTGGAGCGCTACGTCGCGCGCCGCGCCACCGGCGAGCCCGTCCAGTACGTCCTCGGCCACGCCGACTTCTACGGCCTCCGCCTGACCGTCACGCCGGACGTGCTGATCCCCCGCCCGGAGACGGAGGAGGTGGTCGAGGAGGCGCTCCGGCGCCTGCAAGGCTGCGAGGCGCCCTGGGTGCTGGACGTCGGAACCGGCAGCGGCGCGGTCGCGCTGGCCGTCGCCCACCAGCGGCCGGACGCCCAGGTCTTCGCCGTCGACGTGTCGAGCGGTGCGCTGGCCGTCGCCGCCGCCAACGCCGACCGCCTCGGGCTGGCCATCTCGTTCGTCGAGGCTGATGCGCTGCGCCCGGCCTTCGCCCTCGACGTGCCGCCCACCTTCGACCTGCTGATCTCGAACCCGCCCTACGTGCCCGAGGCCGAGCGGGCCGGCCTCCAGCGGGAGGTCCGCGATCACGAGCCCGGCACGGCGCTCTTCGTCCCCGATGCCGACCCCCTCGTCTTCTACCGCGCCCTCGCGGGCCATGCCGAGCACCTGCTCCGTCCCGGCGGCTGGCTCGTCGCCGAGACCCACGCCGACCTCGGGCAGCAGGTGGGCCGCCTCTGGACCGAGGCGGGCCTGGTGGAGGTGGCCGTGCTGCCGGACCTGGCGCGGCGCGACCGGATCGCAGTCGGGCGGCGAGCGCGAGGCTGA
- a CDS encoding GDSL-type esterase/lipase family protein, whose protein sequence is MPADATPWFLRHPRWTLALVALTGIMLVVGVLVAAEAGLRRADRKPQAVPPPERVMRFRESPLGADLLLRPEAAMLADADGLEDVPVRFQTDGDGFILPARRHASADLTVLFLGGSTTACLFVPDSLRFHALTATRLEAQTGRRVDALNAARTGNHLLHSQALLLGKGVPQTPDVVVVMHAVNDLTTLLRAGDYWNDNPSRGLLIDDPCQTPGCHLRLGLRGLGSALFPALGRRLRPQAARVSEFDGPVVAPDTAFVQARFRSALVGVVESARAWGITPVLMTQANRFTPEPQPTLAFPHDDLGLSYAAYRAQYVAFNAITRSVAADLGVPVVDLDAIVPRDRAHLYDYVHLTAAGSRLVAEALADTLATRALPPSP, encoded by the coding sequence GTGCCTGCCGACGCGACGCCCTGGTTTCTCCGCCACCCCCGGTGGACGCTCGCACTCGTGGCGCTGACCGGCATCATGCTCGTGGTCGGGGTCCTCGTCGCGGCCGAGGCCGGGCTCCGGCGGGCCGACCGCAAGCCGCAGGCGGTCCCGCCGCCGGAGCGGGTGATGCGCTTCCGCGAGTCGCCGCTCGGCGCCGACCTCCTCCTCCGTCCCGAGGCGGCCATGCTCGCCGACGCGGACGGCCTGGAGGACGTGCCGGTCCGCTTCCAGACCGACGGCGACGGCTTCATCCTCCCGGCGCGGCGCCACGCGTCGGCGGACCTCACGGTGCTCTTCCTGGGCGGCTCCACGACGGCGTGCCTGTTCGTGCCGGACTCGCTCCGCTTCCACGCGCTCACGGCGACGCGGCTCGAAGCCCAGACCGGGCGCCGCGTGGACGCCCTCAACGCGGCGCGGACGGGTAACCACCTGCTCCACTCCCAGGCGCTCCTCCTCGGCAAGGGCGTTCCCCAGACCCCGGACGTGGTCGTGGTGATGCACGCCGTCAACGACCTCACGACGCTGCTCCGGGCGGGCGACTACTGGAACGACAACCCCAGCCGCGGCCTGCTGATCGACGACCCGTGCCAGACGCCGGGCTGCCACCTCCGGCTCGGCCTCCGCGGACTGGGCAGCGCCCTTTTCCCAGCCCTCGGCCGGCGTCTGCGGCCGCAGGCGGCGCGCGTGTCGGAGTTCGATGGCCCCGTCGTCGCCCCCGATACGGCGTTCGTGCAGGCCCGCTTCCGGAGTGCGCTGGTCGGCGTGGTCGAGAGCGCGCGGGCGTGGGGCATCACGCCGGTCCTGATGACGCAGGCGAACCGGTTCACGCCCGAGCCCCAGCCCACGCTCGCGTTCCCGCATGACGACCTCGGCCTGAGCTACGCTGCGTACCGGGCGCAGTACGTCGCCTTCAACGCCATCACGCGGTCCGTCGCCGCCGACCTCGGCGTGCCGGTGGTCGACCTCGACGCGATCGTCCCGCGCGACCGGGCGCACCTCTACGACTACGTCCACCTGACGGCCGCGGGCTCCCGCCTGGTGGCCGAGGCGTTGGCCGACACGCTCGCCACGCGGGCTCTTCCCCCCTCCCCATGA
- a CDS encoding SDR family oxidoreductase: protein MTDFYRERTALVTGASSGIGADMARQLGAAGAHVVLVARSEEALRSVADEIESAGGTATVLAADLEPAPAPAALVDRLAEAGLEVDVLVNNAGFGIQGPFLTATAEQAEGMVGLNVAALTSLTRRLLPGMVERRRGGVLTVASVAAFVPAPQFAVYAATKAYVLSLTEALWAECRGTGVHVSCLCPGPVRTAFADRAGMADAFFSGAMASADVARAGLVALAADRRRVVPGLANKLQTAAVRFVPPGPLLAATGAIMKRAG, encoded by the coding sequence ATGACCGACTTCTACCGCGAGCGCACGGCCCTCGTCACCGGCGCCTCGTCCGGCATCGGCGCCGACATGGCCCGCCAGCTCGGCGCGGCAGGCGCGCACGTAGTCCTCGTGGCGCGCTCCGAGGAGGCGCTCCGGTCGGTCGCCGACGAGATCGAGTCGGCGGGGGGCACCGCCACGGTTCTGGCGGCCGACCTCGAACCCGCCCCGGCCCCGGCCGCGCTGGTCGACCGGCTGGCCGAGGCGGGCCTGGAGGTGGACGTGCTGGTCAACAACGCGGGCTTCGGGATCCAGGGACCGTTCCTCACCGCGACGGCGGAGCAGGCCGAGGGCATGGTCGGCCTCAACGTCGCTGCGCTGACCTCGCTGACGCGGCGGCTGCTGCCCGGCATGGTCGAGCGTCGGCGAGGGGGCGTCCTCACGGTGGCGAGCGTGGCCGCGTTCGTGCCCGCGCCACAGTTCGCGGTCTATGCCGCCACCAAGGCGTACGTGCTGTCGCTCACCGAGGCGCTCTGGGCCGAGTGCCGGGGGACGGGCGTGCACGTGTCCTGCCTCTGCCCCGGCCCGGTGCGGACTGCCTTCGCCGATCGCGCGGGCATGGCGGACGCGTTCTTCTCGGGCGCGATGGCATCGGCCGATGTCGCGCGTGCGGGCCTCGTGGCGCTGGCCGCCGACCGTCGCCGTGTGGTGCCGGGACTCGCCAACAAGCTCCAGACGGCCGCCGTCCGGTTCGTCCCCCCGGGGCCGCTGCTGGCGGCCACGGGCGCCATCATGAAGCGCGCCGGGTAG